A genomic stretch from Caballeronia sp. LZ062 includes:
- a CDS encoding aldehyde dehydrogenase (NADP(+)), with amino-acid sequence MELTGNLLIGQQSVRGTNGTIKAVNASTGAAIEPGFGGATLDDLDRACALAWAAFDVYRETAPEARAKFLEAIAQNILDIGDDLIERCMIESGLPRGRLEGERGRTVGQLRMFADVVRNGDYLGVRIDPPQPERKPMPRVDLRLRHIGVGPVAVFGASNFPLAFSVAGGDTASALAAGCPVIAKAHSAHPGTAELVGRAVQKAVKDCGMAEGTFSLLFDSGRDIGQGLVKDNRVKAAGFTGSRGGGTALMKLAAERAEPIPVYAEMSSINPVLLFPAALANRTEAIARGFVQSLVLGAGQFCTNPGLVLAVDGPDLDTFIAAASAALKETAAQTMLTPGIHKAYEGAVEKIASHGGVETAARGLPAQGGNQGQAALFVTTADAFQKNHALQDEIFGASSLVVRCPDLATMRELIESLEGQLTAALQIDEADYADARSFVAPLERRTGRILVNGFGTGVEVGHAMVHGGPYPSTADGRSTSVGSLAINRFLRPVSYQDLPEALLPDAVKSDNPLGLNRRIDGKLQLAS; translated from the coding sequence ATGGAACTCACAGGTAATCTGCTCATCGGCCAACAATCGGTGCGCGGCACCAACGGCACGATCAAGGCCGTCAACGCATCGACGGGCGCGGCCATCGAACCCGGATTCGGCGGCGCGACGCTCGACGATCTCGACCGCGCGTGCGCGCTCGCATGGGCCGCATTCGACGTCTACCGCGAAACCGCGCCGGAAGCGCGCGCGAAGTTTCTGGAAGCCATTGCGCAGAACATTCTCGATATCGGCGACGACCTGATCGAACGCTGCATGATCGAAAGCGGTCTGCCGCGCGGGCGTCTGGAAGGCGAGCGTGGCCGCACGGTCGGCCAGCTGCGCATGTTCGCGGACGTCGTGCGCAACGGCGATTACCTCGGCGTGCGCATCGACCCGCCGCAGCCCGAGCGCAAGCCGATGCCGCGCGTGGACTTGCGTCTGCGTCATATCGGCGTGGGTCCCGTCGCCGTGTTCGGCGCGAGCAATTTCCCGCTGGCGTTCTCGGTCGCCGGCGGCGATACGGCGTCCGCGCTGGCCGCAGGTTGCCCGGTGATTGCGAAGGCGCACTCCGCGCATCCGGGCACGGCGGAACTCGTCGGCCGCGCGGTGCAAAAGGCCGTGAAGGATTGCGGCATGGCTGAAGGCACGTTCTCGCTGCTTTTCGACAGCGGTCGCGACATCGGTCAGGGTCTCGTGAAGGACAACCGCGTGAAGGCGGCCGGTTTCACGGGTTCGCGGGGCGGCGGCACGGCGCTGATGAAGCTCGCCGCCGAGCGCGCCGAGCCGATTCCGGTGTACGCGGAAATGAGCAGCATCAACCCGGTTCTGCTGTTCCCGGCGGCGCTCGCCAATCGCACGGAAGCCATCGCGCGCGGTTTCGTGCAGTCGCTCGTGCTGGGCGCGGGCCAGTTCTGCACGAATCCGGGCCTCGTGCTGGCCGTCGACGGTCCCGACCTCGACACGTTTATCGCAGCGGCATCGGCGGCACTGAAGGAAACCGCCGCGCAGACCATGCTCACGCCGGGCATCCACAAGGCATACGAAGGCGCGGTCGAGAAAATCGCGTCGCACGGCGGCGTCGAGACCGCGGCGCGCGGCCTGCCGGCGCAAGGCGGCAATCAGGGTCAGGCGGCGCTTTTCGTCACGACCGCCGATGCGTTCCAGAAGAACCACGCGTTGCAAGACGAGATTTTCGGCGCGTCGTCGCTCGTGGTGCGCTGCCCGGACCTCGCCACGATGCGCGAACTGATCGAATCGCTCGAAGGGCAGCTCACTGCCGCGCTGCAGATCGACGAAGCCGATTACGCCGACGCGCGCAGCTTCGTTGCTCCGCTCGAACGCCGCACGGGCCGGATTCTGGTCAACGGCTTTGGCACGGGCGTCGAAGTGGGCCATGCCATGGTCCACGGCGGCCCGTATCCGTCCACTGCGGATGGCCGCTCGACGTCCGTCGGCAGTCTCGCGATCAACCGCTTCCTGCGGCCCGTGAGCTATCAAGACCTGCCCGAGGCACTGCTGCCGGACGCGGTCAAGTCGGATAACCCGCTCGGCCTGAACCGCCGTATCGACGGCAAGCTGCAACTCGCAAGCTGA
- the ribA gene encoding GTP cyclohydrolase II has translation MKTASPSLDVQNSQHRFGECAECADVELAATATIPTRYGTFGSYVYRVKETDVEHIAFVMGDVSNGESVLTRLHSECVTGDVFGSYRCDCGEQLDLALRYIAAENRGILLYLRGHEGRGIGLANKIRAYALQEQGLDTVDANLHLGLPDDAREYDSAAAILRAMKVKSVRLMSNNPSKFDTLLRHDIPVSERVALAIPMREENERYIKTKQARFGHYFDENE, from the coding sequence ATGAAAACCGCTTCTCCCTCGCTGGACGTGCAGAACTCTCAACACCGCTTCGGCGAATGCGCCGAATGCGCGGACGTCGAACTGGCCGCGACCGCCACCATTCCGACGCGCTACGGCACCTTCGGTTCGTACGTTTATCGCGTGAAGGAGACGGATGTCGAGCACATTGCCTTCGTCATGGGCGACGTGAGCAACGGCGAATCCGTGCTCACGCGCCTGCATTCGGAATGCGTGACCGGCGACGTGTTCGGTTCGTACCGCTGTGATTGCGGCGAGCAACTCGACCTCGCGCTGCGTTATATCGCCGCTGAGAACCGCGGCATTCTGCTGTATCTGCGCGGGCACGAAGGCCGCGGCATCGGCCTGGCGAACAAGATTCGCGCGTATGCGTTGCAGGAACAGGGACTCGATACCGTCGATGCCAACCTGCACCTGGGCCTTCCCGACGACGCTCGCGAATACGACTCCGCCGCCGCCATCCTGCGCGCGATGAAAGTGAAGTCGGTCCGGCTGATGAGCAACAACCCGTCGAAGTTCGATACGCTTCTGCGCCACGACATTCCCGTGAGCGAACGCGTGGCGCTCGCCATTCCGATGCGCGAGGAAAACGAACGCTATATCAAAACGAAGCAGGCCCGCTTCGGGCACTACTTCGACGAGAACGAATAA
- the ahpF gene encoding alkyl hydroperoxide reductase subunit F codes for MLDANLKNQLKAYLEKVTRPIELVAFLDDSEKSRELKGLLDEIASLSTRISVVEKDDASARRPSFTIGEPGKASGIQFAGIPMGHEFTSLVLALLQTGGHPIKLDDATIEQIRNLDGDYRFETYFSLSCQNCPEVVQALNVMAIINPRIKHVAIDGALFQKEVEERQVMAVPTMFLNGETFGQGRSGVKEILAKLDTGSAARAAKELEKKPVFDVLIVGGGPAGAAAAIYAARKGIATGVVAERFGGQVLDTMAIENFVSVQETEGPKFATALEQHVKSYEVDVMDVQRAEKLVPGRIHEVQLASGAVLKAKTIVLATGARWREINVPGEREYRGRGVAYCPHCDGPLFKGKRVAVIGGGNSGVEAAIDLAGVVAAVTLIEFGAELRADAVLQKKLRSLPNVTIVTSAQTTEITGDGKKVNGLNYTDRATGVSHRVELEGVFVQIGLVPNTEWLKGTVELSKHGEIVVDAKGATSVPGVFAAGDVTTVPFKQIVIAVGEGAKASLGAFDHLIRASVEDEAQAEEAVAA; via the coding sequence ATGCTGGACGCCAACCTCAAGAATCAGTTGAAAGCCTATCTGGAAAAGGTCACCCGGCCCATCGAGCTCGTCGCCTTCCTCGACGACAGCGAGAAGTCGCGTGAGCTGAAAGGCCTGCTCGACGAAATCGCATCGCTGTCGACGCGCATCAGCGTCGTCGAGAAAGATGATGCCTCCGCGCGTCGTCCGTCGTTCACCATCGGCGAGCCGGGCAAGGCCTCGGGCATCCAGTTCGCGGGCATTCCGATGGGTCACGAATTCACGTCGCTCGTGCTGGCGCTGCTGCAAACCGGCGGCCATCCGATCAAGCTGGATGACGCGACCATCGAACAGATTCGCAACCTCGACGGCGACTACCGCTTCGAGACGTATTTCTCGCTGTCGTGCCAGAACTGCCCGGAAGTCGTCCAGGCGCTGAACGTGATGGCGATCATCAATCCGCGCATCAAGCACGTCGCCATCGACGGCGCGCTGTTCCAGAAGGAAGTGGAAGAGCGTCAGGTGATGGCCGTGCCGACCATGTTCCTCAACGGCGAGACGTTCGGCCAGGGCCGCAGCGGCGTGAAGGAAATCCTCGCGAAGCTGGATACCGGTTCGGCTGCGCGCGCCGCAAAGGAACTGGAAAAGAAACCGGTGTTCGACGTGCTGATCGTCGGCGGCGGCCCGGCTGGGGCGGCTGCCGCAATCTACGCAGCGCGTAAGGGCATCGCCACGGGCGTCGTCGCCGAGCGGTTCGGCGGTCAGGTGCTCGACACCATGGCGATCGAGAACTTCGTCTCCGTGCAGGAAACGGAAGGACCGAAGTTCGCCACGGCGCTCGAACAGCACGTGAAGAGCTATGAAGTCGACGTGATGGACGTGCAACGTGCCGAGAAGCTCGTGCCGGGCCGCATCCACGAAGTGCAACTGGCGAGCGGCGCGGTGCTGAAGGCGAAGACCATCGTGCTCGCGACCGGCGCGCGCTGGCGCGAAATCAACGTGCCCGGCGAGCGTGAATATCGCGGACGCGGCGTGGCGTACTGCCCGCACTGCGACGGCCCGCTCTTCAAGGGCAAGCGCGTTGCCGTGATCGGCGGCGGCAATTCGGGCGTCGAGGCGGCGATCGATCTGGCCGGCGTGGTGGCGGCGGTGACGTTGATCGAATTCGGCGCGGAACTGCGCGCTGACGCAGTGCTGCAGAAGAAACTGCGCAGCCTGCCGAACGTGACCATCGTGACGAGCGCGCAGACCACTGAAATCACCGGCGACGGCAAGAAGGTCAACGGCCTGAACTACACGGACCGCGCGACAGGCGTGAGCCATCGCGTGGAACTGGAAGGCGTGTTCGTGCAGATCGGTCTCGTGCCGAACACCGAGTGGCTGAAGGGCACGGTCGAGTTGTCGAAGCACGGCGAGATCGTCGTCGACGCGAAGGGCGCGACCTCTGTTCCGGGCGTGTTCGCCGCCGGCGACGTGACCACGGTGCCGTTCAAGCAGATCGTGATTGCGGTGGGCGAAGGCGCGAAGGCATCGCTCGGCGCGTTCGATCACCTGATCCGCGCATCGGTGGAAGACGAAGCGCAGGCCGAGGAAGCGGTCGCAGCGTAA
- a CDS encoding LysR family transcriptional regulator, with product MKTTLDVLMSRLRMKQLQLLIALDDHKSLHKASSAMAMTQSAASKALAELESMLEAPLFERAKSGLIPNPFGRCVVRYARVLAADLSALCQEVAQIRAGTGGRLTVGTIMGAVPGVVAPMVNEMHAKYPDLAVEIVEDTSANMLAMLDDGRVDLVIGRASVSDQPSKYHYQPLTDEPLCIVAGRAHGDGQAREVALGDLENRRWVTYPSYLPMSALLERELDLAGLPMPANPISTASPFVTVTLLQESPDLVSILPASVARVFERHGMLRVLPIRMKLKSQTYGVVTRKGGALSPAARQFVQMLRDNGRPQ from the coding sequence ATGAAGACCACCCTCGATGTCCTGATGTCGCGGCTGCGCATGAAGCAGCTTCAACTGCTCATTGCACTCGACGATCACAAGTCGCTGCACAAGGCGTCGAGCGCCATGGCGATGACCCAGTCCGCCGCGAGCAAGGCGCTCGCCGAGCTCGAATCCATGCTTGAAGCACCGCTTTTCGAGCGCGCGAAGAGCGGACTCATTCCGAATCCGTTCGGCCGCTGCGTGGTGCGCTATGCGCGTGTGCTCGCCGCCGATCTTTCCGCGCTCTGTCAGGAAGTCGCGCAGATTCGCGCGGGCACGGGCGGGCGGCTGACGGTCGGAACGATCATGGGCGCGGTGCCGGGCGTGGTCGCGCCGATGGTCAACGAGATGCACGCGAAGTATCCGGATCTCGCCGTCGAGATCGTCGAGGACACGAGCGCGAACATGCTTGCGATGCTCGACGACGGCCGCGTCGATCTGGTGATCGGCCGCGCGAGCGTGTCGGATCAGCCGTCCAAATATCACTATCAGCCGCTGACCGACGAGCCGCTTTGCATCGTGGCCGGCCGCGCGCACGGCGACGGGCAGGCGCGCGAGGTCGCGCTAGGGGATTTGGAAAACCGCCGTTGGGTGACGTACCCGAGCTATCTGCCGATGAGCGCGCTGCTCGAACGCGAACTCGATCTCGCCGGCCTGCCGATGCCCGCTAACCCCATTTCGACGGCATCGCCCTTTGTCACCGTGACGCTGCTTCAGGAAAGCCCGGACCTCGTGTCGATTCTGCCGGCAAGCGTCGCCCGCGTGTTCGAGCGTCACGGTATGCTGCGCGTGCTGCCGATCCGCATGAAGCTGAAATCGCAGACATATGGCGTCGTCACGCGCAAGGGCGGCGCGCTTTCGCCGGCGGCGCGTCAGTTCGTGCAGATGTTGCGAGACAACGGCCGGCCGCAGTAG
- a CDS encoding hemerythrin domain-containing protein, with the protein MSTAQTPLDALKILEEDHRDVEQLFEAFDRAPKDDLERKSTLVQRACELLTIHAMVEEELLYPAAREAFGSDDEKIDVEEAYVEHFLVKTLIEKFTQLKAGDEGFDATFRVLKENVMHHVEEEESELFKEIRKTKLDVAALGRKIEARKTELQNRITEVATPR; encoded by the coding sequence ATGTCCACCGCACAAACCCCGCTCGACGCGCTCAAGATTCTCGAAGAAGACCATCGCGACGTCGAACAGTTGTTCGAAGCCTTCGACCGCGCGCCGAAGGACGATCTCGAACGCAAGTCGACACTCGTTCAGCGCGCCTGCGAGCTGCTGACCATCCATGCGATGGTCGAGGAAGAACTGCTCTATCCGGCGGCGCGCGAAGCCTTCGGCAGCGACGACGAGAAGATCGACGTCGAGGAAGCCTACGTCGAGCATTTTCTCGTGAAGACGCTGATCGAAAAGTTCACGCAATTGAAGGCCGGCGACGAGGGCTTCGACGCGACCTTCCGCGTGCTCAAGGAAAACGTGATGCATCACGTCGAAGAAGAGGAATCGGAGCTGTTCAAGGAAATCCGCAAGACGAAGCTCGACGTCGCGGCGCTCGGCCGGAAGATCGAAGCGCGCAAGACGGAACTGCAAAACCGCATTACCGAAGTGGCGACCCCGCGCTGA
- the ahpC gene encoding alkyl hydroperoxide reductase subunit C — MPIINSQVKPFKATAYHNGDFVTITDENLKGKWSVFVFYPADFTFVCPTELGDLADRYEEFKKLGVEIYGVSTDTHFTHKAWHDTSETIAKIQYPMIGDPTLAISRNFDVLIEEEGLALRGTFVINPEGEIKLCEIHDNGIGRDAGELLRKVQAAQYVAAHPGEVCPAKWTPGAETLTPSLDLIGKI; from the coding sequence ATGCCGATCATCAACAGCCAAGTCAAGCCGTTCAAGGCTACCGCTTATCACAACGGCGATTTCGTGACCATTACCGACGAAAACCTGAAGGGCAAGTGGTCCGTGTTCGTGTTCTATCCGGCCGACTTCACGTTCGTCTGCCCGACGGAACTCGGCGATCTGGCTGATCGTTACGAAGAATTCAAGAAGCTGGGCGTCGAAATCTACGGCGTCTCGACCGACACGCACTTCACGCACAAGGCATGGCACGACACGTCGGAAACCATCGCCAAGATTCAGTATCCGATGATCGGCGACCCGACGCTCGCGATCTCGCGCAACTTTGACGTGCTGATCGAAGAAGAAGGCCTGGCGCTGCGCGGCACGTTCGTGATCAACCCGGAAGGCGAGATCAAGCTGTGCGAAATCCACGACAACGGCATCGGCCGTGACGCCGGCGAACTGCTGCGCAAGGTGCAGGCTGCTCAGTACGTCGCAGCGCACCCGGGCGAAGTCTGCCCCGCCAAGTGGACGCCGGGCGCTGAAACCCTGACGCCGTCGCTGGACCTCATCGGCAAGATCTAA
- a CDS encoding sensor histidine kinase, which translates to MCDIPADGMNGLVAALRSEQTALTERWMKLVFGDHEVEHSDQLTYRQLADHLPSILDEICTVLETRNLGGQEGALEQDARQHGQWRWQQGYRIDELVRELDLFRQVLLSAIGEYAASHEDLSRADEEYARLMTDDVVSLVTLASVREAVSERDRKIDEYTGMLERANYELTLRQQLISDLYESRMQVTRRVAHDLRNFLNVFSTALQLAARSPTKRDTALGLANRQVVDMATLVDEMVEYSKLLSDDSMLTVERFDLIGLFDELMQSSRVATEAKGLKLVGHLDTTLDAVVSNRLKVKQVALNLLSNAVKYTTSGEIVLSITAAPDDRWRLRVADTGVGISEADQERVFEEFERAAADDIPGAGLGLAIVKELSRTLGGELRFHSSKGQGSVFEVTFPLVLTPKSASAE; encoded by the coding sequence ATGTGCGACATTCCTGCCGACGGCATGAACGGTCTCGTCGCCGCGCTGCGAAGTGAGCAGACGGCGCTGACCGAACGATGGATGAAGCTCGTGTTCGGCGACCACGAAGTCGAGCATTCTGATCAGCTCACGTATCGCCAGCTCGCGGATCATCTGCCGAGTATTCTGGATGAAATCTGCACCGTGCTCGAAACGCGCAATCTGGGCGGACAGGAAGGCGCACTGGAGCAGGACGCCCGCCAGCATGGTCAATGGCGCTGGCAGCAGGGCTATCGCATCGACGAACTGGTGCGCGAACTGGATCTCTTCAGGCAAGTTCTGCTGTCGGCAATCGGCGAGTATGCGGCTTCGCATGAAGACCTGAGCCGCGCCGACGAGGAGTACGCGCGCCTCATGACGGACGATGTGGTGAGCCTCGTCACGCTCGCGTCGGTTCGCGAGGCGGTGAGCGAGCGCGACCGCAAGATCGACGAATACACCGGCATGCTGGAACGCGCGAACTACGAACTGACGCTGCGTCAGCAACTCATCAGCGATCTCTACGAATCGCGTATGCAGGTCACGCGCCGCGTCGCGCATGACCTGCGCAACTTCCTGAACGTGTTCTCGACCGCGCTGCAACTGGCGGCGCGCTCGCCGACCAAACGCGATACGGCGCTCGGCCTCGCGAACCGGCAAGTGGTGGACATGGCGACGCTCGTCGACGAGATGGTCGAGTATTCGAAGCTGCTAAGTGACGATTCGATGCTGACGGTCGAGCGTTTCGATCTTATCGGCCTTTTCGACGAGCTGATGCAGTCGAGCCGCGTCGCGACCGAGGCGAAAGGGCTCAAGCTCGTCGGGCATCTGGACACGACGCTGGACGCAGTGGTTTCGAACCGGCTGAAGGTCAAGCAGGTCGCGCTGAACCTGCTGTCGAACGCGGTCAAATACACGACGTCCGGCGAGATCGTGCTGTCGATCACCGCGGCGCCGGATGACCGCTGGCGCTTGCGCGTGGCGGACACGGGCGTGGGCATCAGCGAAGCGGATCAGGAGCGCGTCTTCGAAGAGTTCGAGCGCGCCGCCGCCGACGACATTCCCGGCGCGGGGCTCGGCCTCGCCATCGTGAAGGAACTGTCGCGCACGCTTGGCGGCGAGTTGCGCTTTCACTCGTCGAAGGGACAGGGCAGCGTGTTCGAAGTCACGTTTCCGCTGGTTCTTACGCCGAAGAGCGCGAGCGCGGAGTGA
- a CDS encoding zinc ribbon domain-containing protein, with protein sequence MFEQQMSNPPFVPASASTSTPVDDGEPGLRDDWSGGWDPKRASERIAQKAAEHRAKRVEQSARNAYADPSNDPDALPGSDKWGGKKTLIAGACALALVAGGVAYMRYGADDRAPATDLSASGSIDAKFGPFGRGATDASGSTDATDATSSADQSAQQTPSAPKASALTLAPGDALHGMRAALDQHDLTLARARMKALPANQQARPEFDALKDELVKRELQRDAALQLARACERTSAWACVQQNAAEALALDGGNGESQAMLERVITHAGWLVATPQGAKKAAPAVNATDDTNSGTAAAGSVTPAPAPVANAPAAAPAQANVASAPQAEKTDALAAKPAPDKRSAQRNANAAAAAAAAAAARQAALDDARAAGEYTSRAEKLARAQAATNAMVAATILQPPPGTTTAAKPATPTAPESVAAAPSAPKPATAAPTHAAESNNGMYVATSPPNSNGMYVAPSSAQSDMYVAPAAPNGMYVAPAARTAPAPTQAPSPAPAAAPAQRATPAGAQSFVPPVLPQTASVQPQGAHTLPTGLQSVRPASIERPAVATTTAVTTAPSPLPTAPISGAARPATAFAASNVTARMDADKTDDVERAIKQYGWSSGNQTPAPAR encoded by the coding sequence ATGTTTGAGCAGCAAATGTCGAATCCGCCGTTCGTACCGGCGTCGGCTTCCACTTCCACACCCGTTGACGATGGCGAACCCGGCCTGCGAGACGACTGGTCCGGCGGCTGGGACCCGAAGCGCGCGAGCGAACGCATTGCGCAGAAAGCGGCCGAGCACCGTGCGAAGCGCGTCGAGCAATCGGCGCGCAACGCTTATGCCGATCCGAGCAACGACCCCGACGCCCTGCCCGGCTCCGACAAATGGGGCGGCAAGAAGACGCTCATCGCCGGCGCATGCGCACTGGCGCTCGTGGCGGGCGGCGTCGCCTACATGCGATACGGCGCGGACGACCGCGCGCCTGCCACCGATCTGAGCGCATCCGGCTCCATCGATGCGAAGTTCGGCCCGTTCGGACGCGGCGCGACAGATGCCTCCGGTTCCACCGACGCGACCGACGCGACCTCTTCCGCCGACCAGTCCGCACAGCAAACGCCGAGCGCGCCGAAGGCCAGCGCACTGACGCTCGCCCCCGGCGACGCGCTGCACGGCATGCGCGCGGCGCTGGACCAGCACGATCTCACGCTGGCGCGCGCCCGGATGAAAGCGCTGCCGGCTAATCAGCAAGCGCGCCCCGAATTCGATGCACTGAAAGACGAGCTCGTCAAACGCGAACTGCAGCGCGACGCGGCACTGCAACTCGCGCGCGCCTGCGAACGCACGTCAGCGTGGGCCTGCGTGCAGCAGAACGCGGCCGAGGCGCTGGCACTGGATGGCGGCAACGGCGAGTCGCAGGCCATGCTCGAGCGCGTCATCACGCACGCCGGCTGGCTCGTCGCGACGCCGCAAGGCGCGAAGAAAGCCGCGCCCGCCGTCAACGCAACCGACGACACCAACAGCGGCACGGCGGCAGCCGGCAGCGTCACGCCAGCGCCCGCTCCCGTCGCAAACGCGCCTGCTGCCGCGCCCGCGCAGGCAAACGTTGCATCGGCGCCGCAGGCGGAAAAGACCGACGCGCTGGCCGCGAAGCCCGCGCCCGACAAGCGCAGCGCGCAACGCAACGCGAACGCGGCAGCCGCCGCGGCGGCGGCAGCGGCGGCTCGCCAGGCAGCGCTGGACGACGCCCGCGCAGCAGGCGAATACACGTCGCGTGCGGAGAAGCTCGCGCGTGCGCAAGCCGCGACCAACGCGATGGTCGCGGCCACGATTCTTCAGCCGCCGCCGGGCACCACGACGGCGGCGAAGCCCGCCACGCCGACCGCTCCAGAGTCCGTCGCCGCAGCGCCCTCTGCGCCGAAGCCGGCGACCGCTGCGCCGACGCACGCGGCGGAATCGAATAACGGCATGTACGTCGCGACGAGCCCGCCGAACAGCAACGGCATGTACGTCGCGCCGAGCAGCGCACAGAGCGACATGTACGTGGCCCCGGCCGCCCCGAACGGCATGTACGTCGCGCCGGCCGCGCGGACTGCGCCTGCGCCCACGCAAGCGCCGTCGCCCGCCCCGGCCGCCGCGCCCGCGCAGCGCGCAACGCCCGCCGGCGCCCAGTCGTTCGTGCCGCCCGTCCTGCCGCAGACAGCGTCGGTTCAGCCGCAAGGGGCGCACACGTTGCCGACGGGCTTGCAAAGCGTCCGGCCCGCGAGCATCGAGCGTCCCGCCGTTGCGACCACCACGGCAGTCACGACCGCTCCGAGTCCGCTGCCTACCGCGCCCATCAGCGGCGCTGCCCGCCCGGCGACCGCCTTCGCGGCATCGAACGTGACGGCGCGCATGGACGCCGACAAGACCGACGACGTCGAGCGCGCCATCAAGCAGTACGGCTGGAGCAGCGGCAACCAAACGCCCGCGCCCGCTCGCTGA
- a CDS encoding NADPH-dependent F420 reductase — translation MKIGIIGAGNIGQVLAEHFTKCGHDVNIANSRGPESLRDIERTTGATAVETRDAVKGAELIVVTIPESKVPDLPKDLFAGVPSSVVVVDTGNYYPQQRDGRIEDIEKGVPESRWVEQQIGRPVVKAFNNIYAAHLRKGGKPAGTKGRIALPVSGDDHRAKSIVMKLIDEIGFDAVDNGEIDDSWRQQPATPVYTADLDAAGVREALKKADPVRKPEWRATDRSPGTFENPA, via the coding sequence ATGAAGATCGGGATCATTGGAGCGGGAAACATCGGACAAGTTCTCGCCGAGCACTTCACGAAGTGCGGCCATGACGTGAATATTGCCAACTCGCGCGGGCCGGAGTCGCTGCGCGACATCGAGCGCACGACCGGCGCGACTGCCGTCGAGACGCGCGACGCGGTGAAGGGCGCGGAACTCATCGTCGTGACGATTCCGGAATCGAAGGTGCCGGATCTGCCGAAGGATCTGTTCGCGGGCGTGCCGTCGAGCGTGGTCGTCGTCGATACCGGCAATTACTATCCGCAGCAGCGCGACGGGCGCATCGAGGACATCGAAAAGGGCGTGCCGGAAAGCCGCTGGGTCGAGCAGCAGATCGGCCGGCCGGTGGTGAAGGCGTTCAACAACATCTACGCGGCGCATCTGCGCAAGGGCGGCAAGCCCGCGGGCACGAAGGGACGCATCGCGCTGCCGGTGTCGGGCGACGACCATCGCGCGAAGAGCATCGTGATGAAGCTGATCGACGAGATCGGCTTCGATGCGGTGGACAACGGCGAAATCGACGATTCCTGGCGTCAGCAGCCCGCGACGCCGGTCTACACGGCGGACCTCGACGCCGCCGGCGTGCGCGAGGCGCTGAAAAAGGCCGACCCGGTGCGCAAGCCGGAATGGCGCGCGACCGACCGCAGTCCCGGCACGTTCGAGAATCCGGCGTAA
- a CDS encoding 2OG-Fe(II) oxygenase — protein sequence MDGALATDASADIHERIDALDWSGIERQLDCQGSAIAPGLFSRDECTALAALYDDDARFRSRIVMERHSFGRGEYKYFAYPLPATLDAVRGTAYRHLAPIANRWNEVMRIETRYPEAHAAFVERCHRAGQTRPTPLLLQYVPGDYNCLHQDLYGEHVFPIQMAILLSAPKRDFTGGEFVMTEQRPRMQSRVEVVPLAQGDAVFFAVHQRPVNGTRGVYRVNMRHGVSRLRSGKRHMLGVIFHDAR from the coding sequence ATGGACGGCGCGCTCGCGACCGATGCGAGCGCGGATATTCACGAGCGCATCGACGCGCTCGACTGGTCCGGGATCGAGAGACAGCTCGACTGCCAAGGCTCGGCCATCGCGCCGGGCCTTTTTTCGCGCGACGAATGCACGGCGCTCGCCGCGCTGTACGACGACGACGCGCGCTTTCGCAGCCGAATCGTGATGGAGCGGCATAGCTTCGGGCGTGGGGAATACAAGTACTTCGCGTATCCACTGCCGGCCACGCTCGACGCCGTTCGCGGCACGGCGTACCGGCATCTCGCGCCGATTGCGAATCGCTGGAACGAGGTCATGCGCATCGAGACGCGCTATCCGGAAGCGCACGCGGCGTTTGTCGAGCGATGCCATCGTGCCGGACAAACGCGCCCGACGCCGCTGCTACTGCAATATGTCCCGGGCGACTATAACTGCCTGCATCAAGACCTATACGGCGAGCACGTGTTTCCGATTCAGATGGCGATTCTTTTATCCGCGCCAAAACGCGATTTCACGGGCGGCGAGTTCGTGATGACGGAACAGCGGCCGCGCATGCAGTCGCGCGTGGAAGTGGTGCCGCTCGCGCAAGGCGATGCAGTTTTCTTCGCGGTGCATCAGCGGCCGGTGAACGGAACGCGCGGGGTGTATCGCGTGAATATGCGGCATGGCGTGAGCCGCCTGCGCTCGGGCAAGCGGCACATGCTGGGCGTGATTTTTCACGACGCGCGCTGA